The window TTCAAAGGACTCATAGTTTGATATGCCAATTACAAGGAAGGCATTCACGTTCCATTGTTTTGATTCAACTGTGGAGGTTCCTTTTCCTCATCTGAAGGTTGACCGAGAGTTGATTGAGTTCTATCTGAAGTTTGGCCAACCGTAATACTTGACttggagtgcacagaagatcATTACAGTCAAGGTTCTTAAACCCTCACCTGCTGGGAGATTTACAAATGTCAATTTCAAGATCACTCGTGGTACAGCAAACACAGTGTCGACTATCACTCTTGCAGATCTTCCTAATcccaatccccatgattggatattGTTATACAACATTCTGCTCACTAATCCGACGGAGTATGATCCGATTCTTGAACACTTAAAGTGAATGTTGGCCTCCTATATCTATGAAGTTGCgactatggatcaggagatagctaAGGTTTTGAACAAGAAGCCAACAGTCAAGCCTACACCAAAGCCAGGGGATGTGAACAGAATGAAGATGGGTCAAATTGATTCAACACATCTCACTGTGATGTTTACTAAAGGTGAAGGTCACAGATTTTTGTTTGCTCTGGTAGATAAGCACTTATTCTCTACTGAttgcttggagcacatcatcaacataatacatcagtgcaagcagaattcagaggctaacaagaagaattttacaaacatgcttcggtggtacattaCTTTTTCGGTATCATCTTTTGGACATCATACCGAGGGTATTCAATACTGTGAAGAAGTCTTCTGTTGCTAAACAGAATTGAGGTTTCGGCTCCAAAGACGCAAAGGGAGAGATTGTTGAGTCCgtttgtgttgcgtctttggcCTTATGTTTTGCATCCGGATTGGGTCTGTCCATCTGTGATTTTCTAGATTAGTTTGTagggttgttatatatatatatatatatatatatatatatatatatatatatatatatatatatatatatatatatatatatatatatatatatatatatatgcatgtatgcattatatAGATTTGATCATCACGTTCATTATTTTGTGACCCTAGAACACCTCTATAgttgaagttcttagtcgagctcttttgaggtgttgaagcattaatcataCGACTTATTCAAAGCCATACTCGTGTTCTTTATTACGTTCTTAATTATTAGCTTgcttagaatctatcgatcctTAAAGAACTTTTGTTCTAAcatgatacttgcatgaaagaccgagtgatggctcttggcacttgtttgTAAGACTAGAGTTTTGGCCCTTAGCTTGGCAAGGAAAGACTGTGATACGACTTATGGCATGATAGTAattgtaagactatggttggcacataacaCTCTCtattatatgtatgatatgtgatattttggggaactcgctaaactttgtgcttacggtttcatgtttatggttttaggtaattctggtttgaaagggaagggcccgacatgaCTGCACAATATCCCCCAGAGTTTTCTGCATTGGCTAATCATGATTTTTACTCTAATGTTTAAATGATATATTCATTTTGATTAGTTTTGGAACAACTCGtttgtatggtttattgttttaaaaatgaaaattttactatgagtttttgggacgttacataattTCTATACAAAAGAGAGGTCTTCGAAGTATTTAGAGCCTTGGAAGGCAAGTCACTAAATCTATTGTTGTAACAATGACGACCTTGATTATGAAGGAACGTTGAAGATAAAAACGTGAATGGTAGCATAAAGGATTGGAGACTTAAATTCAATGAAGATCTTTCACTCTTGTGAGATACTAAGAAACATGTTGACTTGCTCATAATGAAGAAGTGCAACAAATCTGATTAACACAAGGATATAACTTTTTTACTATGGATTTTTGGAGACAACCAAAGTAAAATTACAATATTTAAGAATATAAACCATTGAAGCTAATTAAGTTGTATAAATCAAGTTCAATATTTACGAATATAAACCATTGAAGCTAATTAATTTGCATAAATCAAGTTCATTACTAACGGCCCACTAGACTAAATTGGGTTAATTGCAAAAATGATGATAAAAAAACCATAATCCAATTCACAAATTCCAGCATACATCAGTGCATTGAAACCTTGATTATGTTTTAAACAAAATCGAAAATAGTAAACAAACCTTAATTAacccaatttcaatttcaaataataaAACTCAAATTATGATGAAGCCCGACCATAATAGATATACTTTAGTGAACCaatgatttttgaaaaaaaaatgattggAAGTTTAAAGATACCTTTTATGTTTCGCTTCGGAGTCCTccctaataaatatttaatatgaaTAAGCCCTTTAAAACCTTGGACCATGTACCACCCAACTGGCCCACTTCACAAGCTTCACGACATAAAGGCCAACCCTGTATATATTATTACATTTTTAACttgttttataatataaaaaataattaaaatactaaAAAACTATACATTAAACATTTTTTAATAGATAATATATCAATatactaataataattattattaggaGTAATTAGTTTGTTCcatataatattaaattaaaaaatatagtATATTTTTTGTTGTTATAATGAAGGTGGGACTTTCATATGAAATACTTGAAAGACCCAAAGCCTATGTGGCTTCAAAATTGTTTTGAGAATTGAGAGGGGCTTGAAAGAACTTACAAAAGAGCCTTCCGATGATCTAAACACACCGTCATTCTTGTTTACATCTCGATCATTCATCCATGCATATGTACAAGTTTCATAAATTTCAAAAAGGTAAacccttcttttccatcttttcTACAATCAAGATTCTTGAATCATGCATATATTCTTCGTATCTCTGTTCCATTTCGCTCAATAATCACATGCACCAAAACTATCATTTTGCATTGTTTCCCCGGATACCCACGTCTATGACAATCTATATATTTTACCCTTTTGGTATATTATATTGTTTCTCGTAGATAGTTTCCATATAAAATAATCGTAaaatcatatagatctacacacttGTTTGTGAATTTGTCCCAATCTTCTGCCTCTTTGTTTTCTTAATCTTGTAGCGAGATCTTGCTCCCCTCTACCCGAAAATAAATCCACTATAGACCCTGTTTCATCATcactttggtgcccttgattATTTCTCTCTTTGTTTTGGTGGGAACATGTTCTAGTTTCAGCAACCAGAGATCTTTATTGTATTTGGACTCTAAAAACTTCAAATAGATTACTATGTAATGCTGCTGCTACTGTTGTATTTCATTGTTTGAATGTAAACTATTAGAATGTAAGATCATGCATTGTAAATATACAATGTTACTTATCTGCGATATATGTTTTACATTTACAGATGGATCATGAACATGGTCATGGCACTATTGACATCATAGCAGATGCACCATCCATAGAGAACAGCTATGTTAGGAGTAAAGTTTGTGCAGGATCATCCTGCGGATTTTCTGATGCTAAAACCAGTATTAAGGATGCAGAAGAACGTGTAGCATCCATGTGGAAGCTGTTGGGTGGAGTTGTAGTGtgtttcattttcatggtggtaGAAGTGATTGGTGGAAGTAAAGCAAACAGTCTTGCAATCTTGACAGACGCTGCTCATTTGTTGTCCGATGTTGGTGCTTTTACAATCTCGTTATTCTCTGTGTGGGCTTCGGGATGGGAAGCTACACCTCGTCAATCTTTCGGGTTTTTCAGGATTGAGATACTTGGAACTCTTGTATCGATCCAAATGATATGGCTTCTTACTGGGATCCTTGTTTATGAAGCTATAGATAGACTCCTGCATGGTAGAGTCGAGGTTCAAGGCACTCTTATGTTTGTAATTGCTTTTATCGGTTTACTTGTTAAcatgttcttgatttttatacTCGGCCATGACCATGCACATTATCATGGACACCATGGGCATACGCATGGACACGAAGATGATGCTGAGGGTCTCCACGTCCATAGATTAAGTGTCGCAACAATGCAcaaccaccatcatcaccataaTGAAAGTCGTCATGATGAACATGAAGATCATATCCAGCCTCTGTTGAATACAGATGAGAACAAAGCAAAGAAGAGGAGTAATATAAATGTTCATGGTGCTTATCTTCATGTTCTTGGGGATTCCATTCAGAGTGTTGGTGTAATGATGGGTGCTGCAGCTATATGGTATA of the Lactuca sativa cultivar Salinas chromosome 6, Lsat_Salinas_v11, whole genome shotgun sequence genome contains:
- the LOC111890536 gene encoding metal tolerance protein 1 isoform X1, translating into MDHEHGHGTIDIIADAPSIENSYVRSKVCAGSSCGFSDAKTSIKDAEERVASMWKLLGGVVVCFIFMVVEVIGGSKANSLAILTDAAHLLSDVGAFTISLFSVWASGWEATPRQSFGFFRIEILGTLVSIQMIWLLTGILVYEAIDRLLHGRVEVQGTLMFVIAFIGLLVNMFLIFILGHDHAHYHGHHGHTHGHEDDAEGLHVHRLSVATMHNHHHHHNESRHDEHEDHIQPLLNTDENKAKKRSNINVHGAYLHVLGDSIQSVGVMMGAAAIWYNPKWTLVDPICTLLFSIVVLYTTINMLRDILEVLMESTPREIDATSLERGLCEINEVVAIHELHIWAITVGKVLLACHVKIRRETNADMVLDKVVDYIKREYNISHVTIQIERE
- the LOC111890536 gene encoding metal tolerance protein 1 isoform X2 — its product is MLSHVFIAEENSYVRSKVCAGSSCGFSDAKTSIKDAEERVASMWKLLGGVVVCFIFMVVEVIGGSKANSLAILTDAAHLLSDVGAFTISLFSVWASGWEATPRQSFGFFRIEILGTLVSIQMIWLLTGILVYEAIDRLLHGRVEVQGTLMFVIAFIGLLVNMFLIFILGHDHAHYHGHHGHTHGHEDDAEGLHVHRLSVATMHNHHHHHNESRHDEHEDHIQPLLNTDENKAKKRSNINVHGAYLHVLGDSIQSVGVMMGAAAIWYNPKWTLVDPICTLLFSIVVLYTTINMLRDILEVLMESTPREIDATSLERGLCEINEVVAIHELHIWAITVGKVLLACHVKIRRETNADMVLDKVVDYIKREYNISHVTIQIERE